In the genome of Lactuca sativa cultivar Salinas chromosome 3, Lsat_Salinas_v11, whole genome shotgun sequence, the window CTAGAGGTATGGTAACTAATAAGTGATTGCCTATAATTATGGTCTCCATAAGACCCCAACTAAATGCACTTGCAACAATATGTCTTCTTTTCTATCTTCTTTTTTTCTAATGTTCTACGAAGATGCCTCAATATTTGCACAAAAAACTCCCTCAATTATGTTGTGGTAATGAAAAAAAGTGATGGATTAAAAAGAGACATAAAACCTACCTTGGGTGCTTTTGCGTTCCAAAAAAACTACCTTGTGGTGATGAAAAGTAATTATGTTTAACGGTAGTAATATCATGTACTTAGTCTTGAGTTCCTCACTTAAAATTTAGTTTGTTTACTAATGAATTGCCAACTGttcaaaaataaaattgtttgtcgtttgttattttatttgtagttcacatttttttttttgtgggaAATCTTcataaaagtcccaatatttacggaaaagttacactttagtcttaagattttttttttgaacgaaaaagtcctgaaaaccggcaaaaatttacagtttgaccctttttgaccggttgaaaccggtaccaaattaatttgggactatttcgtaaactaatccaaaatattgggacttttctgtaaacaaaaaatattaggacttttctgtaaacaaaaatattaggatttttctACAAACagaaccattattattattattattattattattattattattattattattattattattattattattattattaaagaaatataaataagaatactattttttgaacttgttagtattaatattattactaatacatataaatgaatttaagtgaaaaaaaataatattaataacatTGTTTAACGGTGAATGTGGAGGAGATattaatttggtaccggtttcaaccggtcaaaaagggtcaaactgcaaatttttgccggttttcgggactttttcgttcaaaaaaatatcttgggactaaagtgtaacttttccgtaaatattgagacttttctgaagatttcccTTTTTTTGTCTATAATTTATTATAATATGTTGATAATCAAGTCAATTGATTCTTAACGTTTAGACTTTCTTGGTTTTCATGATTAACAATTTTGTTTTGAGTTTTTTCTTTTAACATTCAACGAAAAGACTATGCTCCTAAATCATCATTTGAGAAAATATAGTAACGATGTATAAGTTAAATTTACTTAGCTTAGAATGTTTGATacctatttttatttaattttgattttagattaaatttataatttgataACACATTCAATGTGTGTATCAGTCAAATTTTAATTatcatatttttgcattttttttgttttggcacccatttttattttgaaattatatttatatttgattGAATTCTTTACTATTAATTTAAAATAGTAATATTAGTTGTTTTGACACCCACATTACAAGATTTCAAGGTCAAGCGTAGGATGTTAAGACTATGAAAAAGCAAATAAAGATTTGTATATGAAAAAGATGTGAATGTGTTTGTTAATTTTGTAGGATGTTATGAGAAAATATTTGAATTTAGTCAACAGTTATCGATCGGAGAAAGTGGAAACATAGAGAGTTTTAAACATCGTATTCTTCAAGCATTATTCAAGAATGTTTGAATTCTTTAAAAATTCTTCACATGTATTAAAAAATTGTTATGGTACAGAcctgtaaatatatatatatatatatatatatatatatatatatatatatatatatatatatatatatatatatagtatatgtatatatattttcaaTTCTTCAAGAATTCTTCAAACTTGTAGACACTGTTAATGGCTATCGATCGAAAAAAGTTGAAACAGAAAGAGTTTTAGACATTGTATTCTTCAAGAATTTTTGAATTCTCAAAGAATTCTTCGATTATAATAAATTAATCATGTTACAGACTTTcaatcaacaaaatcaaaccaaaagAATGATGTATTTCCTAACGAATTTCTAATATGTTGTACTATAtcgtattcttaaagaatacaaaCATAATAATCAACACAATCAAACCAAAAGAATGAAAAAAATTTTAAAGAATTTATAGTATGCAAAAATCTCATATTCTTAAATAATGCACCAAAAATAACCaacttttaaataaaaaatatgggTACGGTTTACTAATCATATGAAGGATGTGaatttaaaatgtaaaaaatataattttttttttctaatctaGTTTAAATGGAGTCAATTATAATATTTACTTTCCACAACTATTGttaataaatataactaattaactttttcaattaattaaatgtatttatataatACATGTTATCCCATATTAATAATATGTACCATAAGATGATAATCATTTATTCTTTTAATCTAATGGGTCAAAACTAGTTATACATTCGCATTATATTTGTAGTTTACATTTAatcctaaccttatatatatatatatatatatatatatatatatatatatatatatatatatatatatatatatatatatatatatatatatataacaagaaaaagttataaaaagataaaagctttttttttttttttttttttttttttttttttttttttttttttttttttttttttgctgttCCTAACCTCTTAAAGATATTTAATATCCAagataataaattaatttattcatGATGCAAGATAGCTCACCAGCGTTTATCGTTCGTTCTGACGTTATTTGGTGGAAGAAACTTTTCACTTTATTCTCTAAAGCCGACTATCTATGCTACTTATCCGATCCATTTAAATGAACTACAAGGACTGTACATACAAATATACATAACCCCAGGGGCCAATTGAAACAATTTATATTTTACCAATTCTTCGCCACATTTCGATCAGCCATCCCCGCCACTTCATACACCATTTACACGTGGCATATGAACAAAACCACCAAAACGAACCTCTACATGATTCCTGATTTCTTCATCCTCTCTGTTTCAGATCCTTTTAATCAGATCTTCAAGACGCGTAGAGGACAAGGTACGTCGATCGTTCTATTCGTTTTTCGAATTTAAATCATAAACAGCTAAACAAAATCGATCAATTGATACGAATTCTGTTGAAATATGGTATCGTAATAATCAAATGCACAACTTTTTATGAAATGATCTGTTATTGATACGATAACGTCCTTCCAAATAGTAGAAATCCTAACAATTAGTAGCGATTGTGACGTAGAATCATGTGTTCTTGCCATTTTTTgggatttttagatttttttgggGTAAATTATGGAGTTTTATTTGGATTTTATCGTTGTAATAGGTAATACGTTGCAAAAATAGTAAGAGGGGAACATGGCAGCACCAAAAACAGaagaaaaaggaaaaggaaaatcaGATGTTTCAGATTATGATGCGTACTTTGATATGATTCAAAGCAGGAAGACATTGTCATCTTCACTGCAGGAGAAATTAACTGCTGCCTTCACAAAAATTCCAGTTTCAACTTTTCCACAAGTACCTAGAGGCAAAGGTAAATTAATATTCATAAATAGCTGTGAATTTTCATGCATTCACGTTGTTTTAAACTAATTTTAAGCCTATGTTTATGAGGTCATCTTCAATTTCAGTTTTATGTTGTTGAGAAAGTCCAAGTAATAATTAACATATATACGTGAGTTAAAAACTTCAAATAGCCAATTGTTTGTTATTGCATCTAATTTTTAATTAACTTACTTATTTACTTGTTTTTGTAAGTAATGAGGTTTCTAAAGTAGTatgaaaaatgagtttttaatcTCTTTGTTTGAATTCCTTATGACCCTTGACAACTAGTAAGGTTACTCTTGCAACTTTCATGGAAACTTCTTAGTAGCATTATAATCCCTCAAAGATTTGTCACAAAACTACAAATTCTTTTTATAAATGAACACTACTAGATTTGAGAATTTACATAACTGCTTTCACAAGCATGTTATTCTTGTTCTTTATTAACTCAAAGGCCTAACTAAGATTTTAACAATTTAATCAATACACACATGCTGTAGATACATACATAAACATCTACTATAGATACATTCATACACATATGAGTAGATacattatacatacatacatacatacaaatatTAACTAATAAcaattatatatacatacatcCACTTATACTGTAGACACCTACATTActacatatattaaaaaaaaaagaaaaaaacatatttaacagTTTAATCGATGTTGTGAAAATTATAGTGAGTATTAATTAGCTGGCATTTTTTTTGGCAGTGATTGAGATTCTAGCAGACACATCAATCGGTGATGCAGTGAAGATTCTGTCAGAATCCAATATAGTATCAGCACCTGTAAGAAACCCTGATGCCGGAGATAGTATGGATTGGAAAGAGAGATACCTGGGAATCCTTGATTACTCCACCATAGTTTTATGGGTGTTGGAAACAGCTGATTTAGCAGCTGCCGCCTTGACTGCCACGTCAGCAGCGGCTGCAGGAGTAAGTGCTGGTGCTGCAGGAACTCTTGGAGCTATAGCATTGGGTGCTACTGGTCCAGTGGCAGCAACTGGACTGACAGTTGCTGCCATTGGTGCAGCTGTTGCTGGTGGTGTGGCGGCTGAAAAAGGAATGGGAAAAGATGCTCCCACTGCAGCTGATGAATTGGGGGAggatttttataaagttattctTCAAGAAGAGCCTTTTAAGTCTACTCAGGTCAGTTTACCTCTAAATTTTGCATTTTGTTGAATATGGTTATTTAGTCCTTTAAAAAATTTCAGGTGAAGGCCATTGTGAAAAGCTACCGCTGGGCCCCATTTATTCCTGTGTCAACAGAAAGCACTATGTTGAGTGTCTTATTGCTGCTTTCAAAGTATAGATTAAGGAATGTGCCTATCATAGAACCCGGGAATCCATTGATTAAGAACTTTATAACTCAGTCTGCAGTTGTTCAAGGTCTTGAACAATGCAAAGGAAGAGATTGGTTTGATTCCATTTCTATGCACCCTATAACTGAATTAGGACTTCCATTCGTTGCCAAAGATAAGGTGAGAAAATTCTGATTTTACAATTTTAACCTCGGTTTTCTATCATATGTCAATTTCTACCCTCGTGTTTTTTTTAATGTTCTCAGGTTATTAGCAGTGATAGCGATGAGCTTATTCTTGAAGCGTTCAAGAAAATGAAAGATAACCAAATCGGTGGTCTCCCGGTTGTCGAAGGCCCCACAAAGAAAATTGTGGGTAATGTGAGCATAAAAGATATCAGATTTTTGTTGCTCAAGCAGAAACTTTTCACCAACTTTAGGTATGGTCTATCATGATATGTGTTGGGAAAATTGTCTCCAAGATTCCAAATTATCGGTCCAATTAAAAATAGTAACGAAAATTAAACACAAGAATATATGTGGAAACTCCAAAACCCGTAAAAAAACACCAACTAATCACACCCACACTCTCCAAAGTTTTGACTCACCTTTCTACTATTTGaatagaagaaagaaagaaacaaatacttaaaaatatatttgattGGTGGCATCATTCAATTCAAATATAATAGAGAATTAAACACCAGATACATGGAATTGAATCTCCAAAACCAGAGAAAAACCACAGGCCTCCGAACAAGAAAATCGACTATCCAATCACACCCACAATCTCCAAAGTTTTTACTCGTACTTTcaaaaagagaagaaagaaagaaccaaacacttaaaaatatataaaactggCAGTTTTACACTCTTACAAATATGAGACAAATTCGTTATTTCGGATTAGCCAACAATGCTCAACAATACGATCATGGGTCAtttcattattttattattatgattatggaTTTTGTGGTTTTAGGCGGCTGACTACAAGAGATTTTATGAATACAATTGCTGCAACATCAGAGGAGACGATGAAGGTTATTTCACCGATAACATGCACACTTAATGCGACACTTGGCGATGTGATAAGCACTCTGTCTTCAAAATCTGTTCATAGGATTTATGTTGTTGGTGATGGGAATGAAGTGATTGGGATTATTACACTCAGAGATGTCATTTCTTGCTTCATCACTGAACCTCCTAATTACTTGACGGAGTTTCATGGGCCTGGGATCCAAGAAATGTTGAACAAGGAGAAGAATAGAAAGCAAGGTTAGGTGGAATGTAATTAACGTTTTCTTTTTGCAATTTCTTTTCATTCTTCTCCTCTAGAGTGTTTGGTAGTAACAGAAAACAGAGAGTTAAGTATTTGCATTTCGTTAATTTGGTCTGTTTGATTTTCTTATGCACATCATGAGTATGGGATGGTgttacatatctgtttcacttgcaaatgatatgttctttatatttttgttactgtttataGGACATGTacaaaatgtttttggagttatttgatgatgtttttcTATAGTTATATGCCACTACAATATGAGGTATACGAAAATTTTCGTTCAGTACTTAATTCGTGAAATTATAAAAGGATGGTTAATTAAAGAATTTGACATAAATTATTAGTAAATAGTTCCTAAAGGTTAGTTAAAATATATAGTAAAAAAATGTGTTGGTTTGATAATTTTGATAATTATTGTTGGTGCTATTCTTTAGAAAAGGCAGAAGGCAAAGAGTGAGTTGCCGGGGGTCCAAGCATGAAATACACCCAACCCAACGGTATACCCATGCCCAACATATATACACCCATAACTCGCTGACACACCACCGTATACGGTGGCTCCGGTGTCGTACGACCACAAAACCCTCCCTGTTTTAGCATCCATTGCATACACTGGACCATTCGGAGCCACTGATCCCGCAAACACAACCCCTCTGGTTAACGACACCGGTCCTTCACATGAGTCATTACTTGGGTTAGCTGTCGTCCACAAGATCTGGCCGGTTGTTGCATCCAACGCCACCCATGCGCCCACCGTGGTGGTCTGGTTAGTCGGAGCAAGGGTGAACTTCACACGATCGCCGTTAGCTATGTTGGTGTACACCCTTTTTCCGTCTGTGGCTGCTCCCCATATCCCTCCTCCCTCATTACTCCCCGGACCTGCAAGCTTCATACAAAAACCAACCGGAAAACGCCGATCAGTACTTTTAACAACAGATACTCCGGCGAACGGAAAACGTTATGTAATTACTTTGAACCAGACGATATCACCATTGTCACGATCAAGAGCCCAAGCAAAGCCGCTCTTTTGTACAGCAACGAcgatgtcacgtaaagttccgTTTGATTTGATCGTGAGCAACATCGGCGCCTCTCCGAAGTCAGCATCGACGTTAGGTCCCGGAGGACAATCGGGGTTATTAGGAATCAAACAGGCGAAGTAGAAAATGTCGTAACCTCCTAGTTGTCGAGACCATATAACATTTCCCGATTTGATATTGAAAGCAATTATCGAATTGAACATAACATCGGGACCTGTACATTGATCGGGTTGTGTGGGTTTTGTAGTTTGATTATTCTGCTTCTCTTGGCATTCCAATACCTCCGGCGGGGCAGTGTAGAGGTTTCCGGTGGCTACATACACGATTCTCCTGGAAATATCGACGGCGGGGCTGCTTCCCCATATGGCGCCACCGGAATAACCACCGAGTCGACCGGCATTGTCAGGAACTGTGTATGTCTGCCATTGGATCGCACCTGTTCGAGTATCAAGCTTCACAAGGCTTCCTCGAAATGTACAACATTTGTCTGCAGGTAGTGTTTCTTCCAAAGAAGATACTCCGACATAGAATCCCCTACAAATTAAATTGAAAAAAATCAGTAGATTGTGTTAATTAACGATTATTGGTTCACCAGTTTTGAGTTGATTGATCGACCTGGAATAAACGGTGCCTGATGCAGTGATGAGAGCGAGAGGACGAGGATCGATTGTTGTTGACCAAACGAGCCTGCCGGAGGCAAGATTGACAGCAATCACGACCGCAGGTCCATAGATTCCGACGATCAAAAGATCACGGGTAACAACCGGAGTAGCTCTCGAGACCGATACATTCACATAAGTTCCAGTTCCGGGCAGGCCGGTCAGTTGACCGAGATTCTGCTGCCATATAAGAGCCCCAGTGAAGGCATTCACTGCATACAAGAACCCGTTCCACGACGGAAAGTAGACGACTCCGCCGGCGATGGCTGGCGTCGCCGATATGTCTTTCCCGGTGAAAAACTTCCATCGTAGCCTGAGTTTGTGTACAGTGGAAGGGTTGATCTGAAACTCGTCGGTGGCAAATCTCCGGTTGTCTATACCTCCTCCATGATTCACCCACTGAAAATCAAAGAAAGAATGATAAACTTTAAAGATTAAACTAATGAGCCTTAAAACCTTAAGATGAAAAAGATCAACATCTTAAAAGTTACATCTGTTGATGCATGATGTACAAGTATGAGCAGGCAGATTTGGGTGATAAAAGTAACATAATTTTGTGAAAATGACATGTTCTAACTTTTTATGAATTAGTTATGAGCAAGATTAATATAACCATAGGTATTTAATAATGGAGGGTTACGGATTTGAGTCATGAAATATCGACtgtacaacatatatatatatatatatatatatatatatatatatatatatatatatatatatatatatatatatatatatatatatatatatatatatatatatatatatataggaatgagttctatggaaaaaaaaataactagggcaacatttaccggaaccaataatcaaatgacacgtgtccatttctttcttcacaagtaatgtattgtggaagtgatgtgttgtcatgttttcattggttcaaatatgtattgccttaatcattcattttccatataactcttccctatatatatatatatatatatatatatatatatatatatatatatatatatatatatatatatatatatatatatatatatatatatatatatatatatatgtttcgtgTATCGAAGTGAAAATCTTTAAGCGAGTTATCTAACTTTTAAAATCATGGTATTTGGTTTTTCATGTGTTACATTGTGCACTTGATTATGCCATTTTATACATTCATGATGATTTATTCACGAGCATAACGTTGTTTCCTTTACTATTTGGACTATGCTTTTGAAAATAAATAGAAGAGTTCAAGAAATTAACACTTTATTATTCTATTTTTCATATCTCGATAATTTTAATGTTGGCAATCTTGGACCATGGCGCTTCTCCTATATTTGGTCACTTTGTATATTAAACTGCAAAaaatttctatatataaattcaTGAAATGGATGAAAAAGGAGACTGTAAAACTGACGAAACAAGatattgtttaaaataaaaaatattgtaaaatattgaattaaaaaaaaaaaagaattacgtTATCCATCTTTTAAAAGTACGAAAAGATCAATAAAATAAGTTGTTATTGAGTGTAACAATTCTTAACTTTCTGCTTATTTTCCAATTGAAAATGCTATTTGCTATTTTTATTGCGTATATCATCACAAAAAGGCTGACAACAAGACGCGGAGTTTAGGATAATATTGCTGATTTTCCGGGCAGTTTTTTTTGCTAGATTTGTAAGCTAAATTTGGTCAGCCCTATTGGTCTTGAATCAAGACTTGATGGCCTGCTTTAAGAGTTAAGACAAGCTGTAGGGTTACTAGAATGGAACTGATTCTTCCACATAAGTTTTTTATCCATCCACTAAATTCTCATGAAagattttttttgccacatgtcaatttttcatgaattttgacacttgtcattttatggtatttttgaaataaatattatccacttgttaattttttatttatttcaattttttaaaattaaagtcatatatacttatatatgtaaaatattaaatatcatatatatgatattaaattgcaataaatatgtttttttttcttattttaaacttgtacatttaaaaatattttttatttacattttaatgtttaatctttttttttaaatcagcccgtgtattacacggattTTACACCTAGTAATTAATGTAATGACAATTATGTCCCTCTTTTTAATTCAGAAATATTGAAGAAAGGCAAGAACCAGAAAAAAGTCAAAGAACTAATGTATCGACATGGACGAGAATCAATAGTAGCAAGTAGCAGTGATATCTTCGAGGAGACCGGAGGAATGGAATCCGGCAGCCATTTATCAACGTTAGGGAGGTTATACGCCTGGGAGAAAAAACTTTACGATGAAGTTAAGATATGATAACAGATCGTTGAATCATAAAACCTTAATCTTTTGCGTTTTTAAGTTATTATCGATGATTTCAACATTTTTAGGCTGTTAATGGTATTAAGAAGCTATATGATTGAAAAATCTTCCCAATTAAATGGTGAAAATGTAGCAACAAGCTTAGAATTGAAGAAAAAGTCAACAATTTGTACTCCAGAAAACAAGGATATGCAAATCCATATCGAAAACGAATTGAGAAGGTCAAAGACGACGAACTTCAACCACAGCTCATCAAGTTGCGACATGGGTAGGAATCTTTCACTACTGAAGGCAAAATCTGGCTCGTTAATTGCTTGCCAGGTTGGGAAGGGTTTTTTGCACACAGATTGCAGATAATACAACAAAATGTTTAACCCCAAAATTCCTACCAACTAAAAGGTTGTTCTTAGTGGTCGGACAATCATTTTTCCATGAATCTTTAACACCTCCCGATCGAATAGCGAGACAATATACAATAATGTCAATTGAAACCACACAACTTTGTAACATTTGAAAAACAAACTTTAGTTCCATTTAACTTGTTCAAGTTCTCATTTTTGTCGATTTTACCTCTGATTCCACTTTTTTCTCTGTAAATTGCAATAAAGGTTTTGGATAGATGTGGAAAACGAAATTAAAATGGAGATGAATTTACTTGAATTTTATTTGGGTAATGAGAAGATAAGAGATCATTAACGGTTAAAGATCAAGAACTTAGAACGATATCATTGAAGGAAGCACGTGAGGACGGGATTCAATTTCAAATTTGATGAAGGCGAGATGCATTAGTAATGGGAGTGAAGGGGGATTCTTGGAGAAGATTTCAGGAAGGAGAGCCATGCATTTCCTTTGAAAAGATCTTTCTCTATTTTCGATAATTAAAGGATGGCATAATTGTCCAATATATTAATTTTTCAGTGGAAAGATAAATAAAGGCCGTGGAAAAATCAGCTTCCTTACTAAAAGACCTGCCAATAGGGCTTAGGTTTGATAAAATGGGCTGCCAAATTGATGAAAAGTAGGCtaatcacttgctaatttcaatTCTGATTATGGGTTTCTTGATATGTTAGTTTTGTGATGTAAACCCCATTAAAATATGATGGGTTTCCTTTTTGACTTATGCATCTCTCTTTTGTTTTATTTGGTAGTCATCCATAACgcctaaaaaccgaaaaataaacCAAATTAGTGCTTAATCAGACCTAAAATCAAGATAACTCACACATTTAACACAAAACTATTATATAAAATCCATACATCTTAGCATATATCATTATCCTATATTGTTTGTGGTCAATCCATTGTCAAGACATCATAATTCCATTTTCATACAACTTTATAAAATTTTCCTTAAATCTATAAAAGTttaataaaacatatatttatcttataaaaacatttatttgttAATCAttctaaataaaaatattttaatatattgaaTCGTCAATTAAACAATCCATCTCATTCAATTATTCATTCAATCAGTTTGTTAAACTATACATTGTTTACGTTCTTATAAAAAAATAGGCATCATAGTGGTATATAACAATAGTCGTAGAATCATGCCTTGTTGTTGGAATTGGATAGGTATTAGTCTTAATGCTATTTTATTAATTGAATGGTAGAGAGTTACATTCTTTcttaattaatccataattattcc includes:
- the LOC111891110 gene encoding SNF1-related protein kinase regulatory subunit gamma-1-like, with the translated sequence MAAPKTEEKGKGKSDVSDYDAYFDMIQSRKTLSSSLQEKLTAAFTKIPVSTFPQVPRGKVIEILADTSIGDAVKILSESNIVSAPVRNPDAGDSMDWKERYLGILDYSTIVLWVLETADLAAAALTATSAAAAGVSAGAAGTLGAIALGATGPVAATGLTVAAIGAAVAGGVAAEKGMGKDAPTAADELGEDFYKVILQEEPFKSTQVKAIVKSYRWAPFIPVSTESTMLSVLLLLSKYRLRNVPIIEPGNPLIKNFITQSAVVQGLEQCKGRDWFDSISMHPITELGLPFVAKDKVISSDSDELILEAFKKMKDNQIGGLPVVEGPTKKIVGNVSIKDIRFLLLKQKLFTNFRRLTTRDFMNTIAATSEETMKVISPITCTLNATLGDVISTLSSKSVHRIYVVGDGNEVIGIITLRDVISCFITEPPNYLTEFHGPGIQEMLNKEKNRKQG
- the LOC111891126 gene encoding uncharacterized protein LOC111891126; the encoded protein is MSFSQNYVTFITQICLLILVHHASTDWVNHGGGIDNRRFATDEFQINPSTVHKLRLRWKFFTGKDISATPAIAGGVVYFPSWNGFLYAVNAFTGALIWQQNLGQLTGLPGTGTYVNVSVSRATPVVTRDLLIVGIYGPAVVIAVNLASGRLVWSTTIDPRPLALITASGTVYSRGFYVGVSSLEETLPADKCCTFRGSLVKLDTRTGAIQWQTYTVPDNAGRLGGYSGGAIWGSSPAVDISRRIVYVATGNLYTAPPEVLECQEKQNNQTTKPTQPDQCTGPDVMFNSIIAFNIKSGNVIWSRQLGGYDIFYFACLIPNNPDCPPGPNVDADFGEAPMLLTIKSNGTLRDIVVAVQKSGFAWALDRDNGDIVWFKLAGPGSNEGGGIWGAATDGKRVYTNIANGDRVKFTLAPTNQTTTVGAWVALDATTGQILWTTANPSNDSCEGPVSLTRGVVFAGSVAPNGPVYAMDAKTGRVLWSYDTGATVYGGVSASYGCIYVGHGYTVGLGVFHAWTPGNSLFAFCLF